Proteins from a single region of Sediminitomix flava:
- a CDS encoding M43 family zinc metalloprotease has translation MKKLFLLFTISIVTTVQLWAQSPVHSCGTDHAMKHFLEAHPKEHFEYQSLESFTKDFAKRAREIRTTRKSNMRTSATSSTPTYIIPVVFHVFGNVQGGAGVDQSLIEYSLEKLNEDFNGLNNDYDQVSALFTPIKATLDIEFRLAKIDPDGNPTTGVTFNPVASGFGNGSGYDTQIQQYAWDNYKYMNIYIMNDLYDDGATNNSGVAWYPNTWMSDNNLSRVVYNGLYLGTNTNENFRRVLTHEFGHWLNLAHTFDNGCNSPGDNVDDTPATTSNSGTCNTTTETCPGAGIPNGENYMDYSNCYRMFTAGQVDRMLAALQHPSRYSLWQQSNLEATGVLADIGPHLSYSSSNFEESDNNNGTISQTANITAKDGAQFAVTGALTEGTHFTSSNIPNGLSISINVSDVFTASLSFSGTSSSHIDADDVSNIEITFLDAAIVGGASTLFNPSNTAISIDFNNPYEIIYTDVADITVNAGSTWSYFELGEGDGAFGLWYDNGDLRIETYQKDLISEGSTRNISLLSFDDPISTTSNWVAGGAYPDEHYLRTDSYTTWDGQSAYAAFSFTNDKGKRVYGWFRLSVNNNGKSVTLLDYAYHQGPEYTIRAGQTSIDTSTPRLAYTSTSFAESTANDGTVEGSATITANEGAQFAVIGTLTEGTHFTRSNVPAGLSLNVTVNSANLADLTISGSAVSHINSDDISNIGITFLAPAIVGGTSGVSDLSFNSISIDFIDPYQIVYTDIADITVNSSATWTSFSIDGLNEAYGIWYDGGNLRFETYEKDMISEGSSRNITKLALNTSISPSSNWVAGGAYPDEHDVRSSNYTVWDGSTAYMGFRVVNTNGAHNYGWFRISVNADGTAYSLLDYAYHEGPNQTILAGQTTLGTTPTPTPPVSEFIADRTTISEGESIVFTDQSSNSPNSWSWVFTGGTPATSSSQNPTITYNSPGVYQVALTSTNADGSDSETKIDYITVNAIVGTTPPVAEFTANTSSILEGQSVIFTDLSTENPTSWSWTFTGGTPASSSLQNPTVTYNTAGTYEVELTASNNDGSSTETKTGFITVTQAPTVSYCTPTNGNPAGQYIKQVTFGSIDNSTNYVSGGYSDFTNLSTTLTSGSNTTLSVTPHNTWAGTYAKAWIDWNGNGTFESTEEVLSGSGVGGTYTATVSVPSNAVSSTRMRVRALYYEAPEPCGDEWFSEIEDYTINISNAAAGPSQIAFKNSFFKILPNPSNTGIFKLSWTGEKKTNVFFRIYDLSGRTILTKKVDVVSEGQTIKLDINKEQNGLYILNMNSSNETINERIIFQ, from the coding sequence ATGAAAAAGTTATTTTTACTTTTTACAATCTCAATTGTAACAACGGTGCAATTATGGGCTCAAAGTCCTGTTCATAGCTGTGGTACAGATCATGCTATGAAACATTTCCTAGAAGCTCACCCCAAAGAACACTTTGAATATCAGTCGCTAGAAAGTTTCACCAAAGACTTTGCTAAAAGAGCGCGAGAAATCAGAACTACTCGAAAAAGTAATATGAGAACGAGTGCTACTTCAAGTACTCCAACATATATTATTCCTGTCGTATTTCATGTTTTCGGAAATGTACAAGGTGGAGCTGGTGTTGACCAAAGTTTGATCGAGTATTCATTAGAGAAATTGAATGAAGACTTCAATGGATTGAACAACGATTACGATCAAGTTTCTGCTCTTTTTACACCTATCAAAGCGACACTAGATATAGAGTTTCGCTTAGCTAAAATAGATCCTGATGGTAATCCGACTACAGGTGTCACATTTAATCCTGTAGCTTCTGGATTTGGAAATGGAAGCGGTTATGACACTCAGATTCAACAATATGCTTGGGATAATTACAAGTATATGAATATCTACATCATGAATGATCTTTATGATGATGGTGCAACAAATAACTCTGGAGTAGCATGGTATCCGAATACATGGATGTCTGATAATAACCTCTCAAGAGTAGTCTACAATGGACTATACCTTGGTACAAATACCAATGAAAACTTCCGTAGAGTTTTGACCCACGAATTTGGACATTGGTTAAACCTTGCACATACGTTCGATAATGGATGTAATAGCCCTGGTGATAATGTAGACGATACTCCTGCCACTACTTCAAACTCTGGTACATGTAATACAACTACTGAAACTTGCCCTGGAGCTGGCATTCCGAATGGTGAAAACTATATGGATTATTCCAACTGTTACCGCATGTTTACAGCAGGACAAGTAGATAGAATGTTAGCTGCCTTACAGCACCCTTCTAGATATTCATTGTGGCAACAAAGCAACCTTGAAGCTACAGGTGTTTTAGCCGATATTGGTCCTCACTTAAGCTATTCCTCTTCTAATTTTGAAGAATCTGATAACAATAACGGTACGATCAGTCAGACTGCAAATATCACAGCTAAAGATGGAGCTCAGTTTGCTGTAACTGGTGCCCTTACAGAAGGGACTCACTTCACAAGTTCAAATATCCCAAATGGATTAAGTATTTCTATCAATGTTTCTGATGTATTCACTGCTTCTTTAAGTTTTTCGGGAACAAGCTCTTCTCATATCGATGCAGATGACGTTTCTAATATAGAGATCACATTCCTAGATGCTGCAATAGTTGGAGGTGCTTCAACACTTTTCAATCCTTCAAACACAGCTATCAGCATAGATTTTAATAATCCTTATGAAATTATATATACAGATGTAGCCGACATTACGGTAAATGCAGGATCAACTTGGTCCTATTTTGAACTAGGAGAAGGTGATGGCGCTTTTGGTCTTTGGTACGACAATGGTGATCTGAGAATTGAAACCTATCAAAAGGATTTGATCAGTGAAGGAAGTACTCGTAACATATCTTTACTTTCATTTGACGACCCGATCTCTACAACGAGTAACTGGGTAGCTGGAGGAGCTTATCCTGATGAACATTATCTTAGAACAGATTCATATACAACTTGGGACGGTCAATCAGCTTATGCTGCTTTTAGTTTCACAAATGATAAAGGGAAAAGAGTTTATGGTTGGTTCAGACTATCAGTGAATAATAATGGTAAAAGTGTCACTCTCTTAGATTATGCCTATCACCAAGGACCTGAATACACAATCAGAGCAGGACAAACAAGTATTGACACTTCTACTCCAAGACTTGCTTATACTTCAACTTCATTTGCTGAATCAACTGCGAATGATGGAACAGTAGAAGGTTCTGCTACGATTACAGCAAACGAAGGAGCTCAATTTGCTGTAATTGGTACTCTCACTGAAGGGACTCACTTTACTCGTTCAAATGTCCCTGCTGGCTTGTCTTTGAATGTAACTGTAAACTCTGCAAACTTGGCTGATTTGACCATTTCAGGTTCTGCAGTATCACACATCAATTCAGATGACATTTCAAATATTGGAATTACCTTCTTAGCGCCTGCTATTGTGGGAGGTACGAGTGGTGTATCTGATCTTTCATTCAATAGTATTTCTATCGACTTTATTGATCCATATCAAATTGTTTATACAGACATTGCAGATATAACTGTAAACAGCAGTGCTACATGGACATCATTCAGTATCGATGGTCTAAATGAAGCATACGGTATTTGGTATGATGGAGGAAATTTGAGGTTTGAGACCTACGAAAAAGACATGATTTCTGAAGGTTCAAGTAGAAATATCACAAAACTTGCTCTAAACACATCTATCTCTCCATCAAGTAACTGGGTTGCTGGTGGTGCATACCCCGATGAACATGATGTTCGTTCGAGTAATTACACGGTATGGGATGGAAGCACAGCTTATATGGGTTTCAGAGTAGTAAACACAAACGGGGCTCATAATTATGGATGGTTCAGGATATCAGTAAATGCAGATGGTACAGCTTATTCACTACTAGACTACGCCTACCATGAAGGACCTAATCAAACCATACTCGCAGGACAAACAACTTTAGGTACAACTCCGACACCAACACCTCCAGTATCTGAATTTATAGCAGATCGTACCACCATTTCTGAAGGAGAATCGATTGTATTTACAGATCAATCTAGTAACTCCCCTAATTCATGGAGTTGGGTATTTACAGGTGGAACACCTGCTACAAGTTCATCACAAAACCCTACAATTACTTACAATAGCCCAGGAGTTTATCAAGTAGCACTTACTTCAACTAATGCTGATGGAAGCGATTCTGAAACTAAAATAGATTATATCACTGTAAATGCCATTGTTGGTACGACTCCTCCAGTTGCAGAGTTTACAGCAAATACAAGCAGTATTTTAGAAGGACAATCCGTAATTTTCACAGACTTGTCAACTGAAAATCCGACTAGTTGGAGTTGGACTTTTACGGGTGGAACACCTGCTTCAAGTTCGTTACAAAATCCTACAGTAACATATAACACAGCTGGTACATATGAAGTTGAGCTAACAGCAAGCAATAACGACGGTTCAAGTACTGAAACAAAAACAGGATTTATCACCGTTACTCAAGCACCTACGGTGAGTTATTGTACTCCTACCAATGGAAACCCTGCCGGTCAATACATCAAACAAGTCACTTTTGGAAGTATTGATAATTCTACAAATTACGTAAGTGGTGGTTACTCTGATTTCACAAATTTAAGTACAACACTTACCAGTGGCAGCAATACAACTTTGAGCGTTACACCCCACAACACTTGGGCAGGTACTTATGCTAAAGCATGGATAGACTGGAATGGTAATGGCACTTTTGAAAGTACTGAAGAAGTACTAAGTGGTAGCGGAGTTGGAGGTACATATACAGCTACAGTAAGTGTACCAAGTAATGCAGTAAGTAGTACTCGTATGAGAGTAAGAGCACTATATTATGAAGCTCCTGAGCCATGTGGTGATGAATGGTTTAGTGAAATAGAAGATTATACCATTAATATCTCAAACGCCGCTGCTGGTCCATCACAAATCGCATTTAAGAACAGCTTCTTTAAAATCTTACCAAATCCATCAAACACAGGAATATTCAAGCTGTCTTGGACTGGGGAAAAGAAAACAAATGTATTCTTCAGAATTTATGACTTGAGCGGAAGAACAATTCTCACTAAAAAAGTAGATGTAGTGAGTGAAGGTCAAACGATTAAATTAGACATCAATAAAGAGCAAAATGGTTTATACATTCTGAATATGAATTCTAGCAATGAGACCATTAATGAAAGAATCATTTTTCAATAA
- a CDS encoding ion transporter, translating into MRVKEIRDRLHEIVFEADTPLGKLFDVVLLVLILFSILIVSLESVSSIREAYGNWFLAIEWALTFLFTLEYFLRIWLVDKPSGYIFSFFGIVDLLSVIPTYLTLFAINTTPLIVFRSLRLIRVFRIFKLWRYLGEGEQMRKALYASRAKITVFITVVLTVALIVGTLMYLIEGPQHGFTSIPRGVYWSIVTMTTVGYGDIAPSTEIGQSLAAFLMILGYGIIAVPTGIVTLEYSRASKPSTQVCKSCSKEGHDEDAKYCKYCGAML; encoded by the coding sequence ATGAGAGTGAAGGAAATAAGAGACCGTCTACATGAAATTGTTTTTGAAGCAGACACCCCTTTAGGAAAACTCTTTGATGTAGTACTTCTTGTATTGATTCTCTTCAGTATTCTGATTGTAAGTTTAGAAAGTGTATCATCTATTCGAGAAGCTTATGGTAATTGGTTTTTAGCCATAGAATGGGCTTTGACCTTCCTTTTTACGCTCGAATATTTTTTACGAATATGGCTTGTTGATAAACCTTCGGGATATATTTTTAGCTTCTTCGGAATTGTCGATTTATTATCTGTCATTCCAACTTACCTTACATTATTTGCAATAAACACAACTCCACTTATAGTTTTTCGGTCGCTACGACTGATAAGAGTATTCCGTATTTTTAAGCTTTGGCGCTATTTAGGAGAAGGTGAGCAAATGCGTAAAGCTCTGTATGCGAGTAGAGCTAAAATTACAGTATTTATAACCGTCGTTTTAACTGTCGCTTTAATTGTGGGAACTTTGATGTATTTGATTGAAGGTCCTCAACATGGTTTTACAAGTATTCCAAGAGGAGTATATTGGTCGATTGTAACGATGACAACAGTTGGTTATGGGGATATTGCTCCTTCAACCGAAATCGGTCAGAGTCTAGCTGCCTTTCTTATGATTCTTGGTTATGGAATTATTGCCGTACCTACGGGAATTGTAACCTTAGAATATTCTAGAGCTTCTAAACCTTCAACACAGGTATGTAAATCTTGTAGTAAAGAAGGGCATGATGAAGATGCTAAATACTGTAAGTATTGTGGTGCAATGTTGTAG
- a CDS encoding serine hydrolase domain-containing protein, which yields MKVKLIFLLFILSFQLRAQELDEKIDSYIKSYVNTSDFSGVVRIVKADTVIFDKAYGKANQSFHISNTLNTRFKIGSISKQFTAAAILKLEEQGLLDIEDDLSMYFPSYPNASGIKIKHLLTHTSGLIDLFSIPSFQKIQTNKTSLSKLTGLLLSEKPRFKAGTKYEYSNGGYAVLAQLIEQLSHQSYAIFLNENIFKPLGMRRTGHSSSQDIVPNLAIGYDPKGYDGLKQADFVEHDLLKGSGSLYSTVGDLSIWVSTLKNRIYFSKAFYEEFFKDYGYNYGTGISLYTSYKQRVFGHDGRINGYMSDYLHYNDDDITIIILGNLQTGVADFFRNDLAAIVFNEDYKSRAKTIPLAKQYPTNLKQYRGAYSFGPNFTVFIEKINGVLKARANEGAYCELVPLENTKFFSRTLYATVEFVSVEGEGMKMMWTNNDGDTFEGVRQIKKAQ from the coding sequence ATGAAAGTAAAACTTATCTTTTTACTCTTTATTCTTTCATTTCAGCTTCGAGCACAAGAGCTAGATGAGAAAATAGATAGTTATATCAAGTCGTATGTAAATACCTCAGATTTTAGTGGTGTTGTTAGAATAGTGAAAGCTGATACTGTAATTTTTGATAAAGCTTATGGTAAAGCAAATCAGTCTTTTCATATATCTAATACATTAAATACTCGCTTTAAAATTGGCTCTATTTCTAAGCAATTTACAGCAGCGGCAATTTTAAAGTTGGAGGAGCAAGGTCTTTTGGATATAGAGGATGATCTTTCAATGTATTTTCCTAGTTATCCGAATGCTTCAGGTATTAAGATCAAACACTTACTGACACATACTTCAGGCCTTATTGATCTATTCAGTATTCCTTCATTTCAAAAAATTCAGACCAATAAGACTTCACTCTCTAAATTAACAGGTTTACTTTTATCTGAGAAACCAAGGTTTAAAGCAGGGACAAAATATGAATACTCCAATGGTGGTTATGCCGTTTTAGCACAATTGATTGAACAATTGAGTCATCAGTCTTATGCTATTTTCTTGAATGAAAATATATTTAAGCCACTTGGAATGAGACGAACTGGGCATAGCTCATCACAAGACATTGTTCCTAATTTAGCGATTGGCTACGATCCTAAAGGGTATGATGGCTTGAAACAAGCAGACTTTGTTGAACATGATTTATTAAAAGGTTCTGGGTCTTTATATAGTACAGTGGGAGACCTTTCTATTTGGGTGAGTACCTTAAAAAATAGGATTTATTTCAGTAAGGCTTTTTATGAAGAGTTTTTCAAAGATTATGGTTACAATTATGGTACGGGTATTTCTTTGTATACTTCTTATAAACAAAGGGTATTTGGTCATGATGGACGTATAAATGGGTATATGTCAGATTATCTCCATTATAATGATGATGATATCACTATAATTATATTGGGCAATTTACAGACAGGAGTAGCGGACTTTTTTAGAAATGATCTTGCTGCAATCGTCTTCAATGAAGACTATAAATCAAGAGCTAAAACCATTCCTTTAGCGAAGCAATATCCTACAAATTTAAAGCAATACCGAGGCGCATATTCCTTTGGGCCGAATTTCACTGTATTTATCGAAAAGATAAATGGTGTATTGAAAGCTAGAGCAAATGAAGGTGCTTATTGTGAGTTGGTTCCTTTAGAAAATACAAAGTTTTTTAGCCGTACACTTTATGCCACAGTTGAATTTGTGAGTGTTGAAGGGGAGGGTATGAAAATGATGTGGACAAATAATGACGGAGATACTTTCGAGGGGGTAAGGCAAATTAAAAAAGCGCAATAA
- the cobC gene encoding alpha-ribazole phosphatase — translation MNIYLIRHTQPKIDAGICYGQADIPLPDDAPQSFKKVISKIGVVPQHIYTSPLVRCEQLAEAILEKTSYQNPSFFTDKRLMEMDFGDWENVAWDDIPEDTLSKWSEDFVNEKVPNGESFVELNKRVLSFWDELLTKKAEHAVVVTHAGVIRALLSNAMNLDLKYAFRLGIDYGGVSCIEVKSPEMVLVRYMNR, via the coding sequence ATGAACATTTATCTTATCAGACATACTCAACCAAAAATTGATGCAGGAATTTGTTACGGACAAGCAGATATTCCTCTTCCAGATGATGCACCACAAAGTTTTAAGAAAGTCATATCAAAAATAGGAGTAGTTCCTCAGCATATTTATACGAGCCCTTTAGTTCGATGCGAACAACTAGCAGAAGCTATTTTAGAAAAGACTTCCTATCAAAATCCTTCTTTTTTTACAGATAAAAGATTGATGGAAATGGATTTTGGTGATTGGGAAAATGTAGCATGGGATGATATTCCAGAAGATACGCTTAGTAAATGGAGTGAAGACTTTGTAAATGAAAAAGTACCAAATGGAGAATCTTTTGTAGAATTAAATAAACGAGTACTTTCCTTTTGGGATGAATTATTAACTAAGAAAGCAGAACATGCGGTTGTAGTTACCCATGCGGGTGTGATAAGAGCTTTGCTTTCAAATGCCATGAACTTAGATTTAAAATATGCTTTTAGACTAGGAATTGATTATGGTGGAGTAAGTTGTATTGAAGTGAAAAGTCCTGAGATGGTCTTGGTACGATATATGAATCGATGA
- a CDS encoding small multi-drug export protein: protein MIAQLLKYLSVVTGSMFKFVFGPITGLGMELHIIETITFTIVGMMMSVLILTLAGPVVRNKIIHRLIGKKRKIFSSRNRKAVKIWRSYGMFGVAFLTPLLLTPIGGTLVAVSFGERKIRIISYMFISAVVWSIIITSFFYFLGEEFGVLPTA from the coding sequence ATGATTGCGCAGCTTCTTAAATACCTTTCAGTTGTTACTGGAAGCATGTTCAAATTTGTTTTTGGGCCTATCACAGGACTAGGAATGGAACTTCATATCATTGAAACAATCACTTTTACGATTGTAGGAATGATGATGAGTGTGCTGATTCTTACACTGGCAGGGCCTGTTGTAAGAAATAAAATCATCCATAGACTTATTGGTAAGAAAAGAAAGATATTTTCCAGTAGAAACAGAAAGGCTGTGAAAATTTGGAGAAGCTATGGCATGTTCGGTGTCGCATTTCTTACCCCTTTGTTACTAACTCCAATAGGAGGAACATTAGTAGCTGTTTCTTTCGGTGAAAGGAAAATCAGAATTATATCCTATATGTTTATAAGTGCAGTGGTTTGGTCGATCATCATCACTTCATTTTTTTACTTCTTAGGAGAAGAGTTCGGAGTATTGCCTACAGCATAA